A segment of the Caloenas nicobarica isolate bCalNic1 chromosome 12, bCalNic1.hap1, whole genome shotgun sequence genome:
GTATgacatgagggagaaaaaatTCCCGACTGCTCCTTCCTGCTGTGACCCCCGTTattaaaagcaagcaaagaaatCTCTTACCAGTATCTCTTCCCCAAGTCTGCCGATCAATGTTTTTCTATACAGCCTGTGACATGAACTATTTCCTCAGGCTGGTATTAACTtgtccatttttatttatttttagccaTGATGACAATGAGCTGATGCCCAGCAATATTCTTTGGTTTAAGGGTACAAAGGTATTTGCTAACCAAGTTTACCGGCTCCTCTGCTGACATTTTAGGGGGAATTACGTTATTTTtttgcagccctgggcaggcacCTTTCTCTCTGGGTCTCCTCTGTCAGGGGGGCAGGACTGATCCCTTTGCACCCCACTGAAATAGATGCAGGGGGGATCTACCCATCCAtgttctttaaaagcaaactgcCCCACCAAGATCTAGTTTAACCCAGATTCTCGTGCAGCCAGCAACGGCGGCTCCAAAAGAGCTGCTAAAACCAAGTCTATAGATGCTCAGACTGCCAAGGCACGGCTGCCTCCTCTGTGGAGACAtggggctctgctcccccaaaAATCCCCCTTCCTGGGCGGTGCTTTTCCTGCAGGAAAGCCTCACTCCCTCCCTCCAGCTCggtgtccctggggaggctcAGGCTCCGTATTTGGCTCTGGGCTGCCGTGCCCTGACCTCGGCGCGGCCGCTCGCCCGGAGCTGCCGCTTTTTCCTTGGCCGTATATGGAGAGGCTGCTCGGGGAAGCTGAATTAGACCTGGCTTAGAAGCACTGCAACATCTGGACGGAGCGCTGCTTTTGTTGCACTGAGCTTAATTAGGTTAAAGCCAGGCCTTGGACTGGTTTTGTAGTGAAGGGAATAATTTGAAGAGAACAAATTTCCCATTAAATcccatttttttattgtttgccAAGATGCGCATGGTTATAATTTCCTTTATGGTGGTAAAGTCATGCAGAGGAAGAACAGAGCATAAGCAGAACATCTCCGTATCAGGAGCTCAATAACTCACATATGACAGTAATAAAAACCACCTTTCCTGTAAAAAGCCAGCACAGTCTTTGCCGCACGGATCCTGCTTTTCACTTGGGTGCTGTGTGAGTCTGCAGAGAACGGGCAGCGTGGGGTGAGGGATCTcacccagcctgtgctggaggCTTCTCGAGACGAGCAGGGGTGGGCGATGCGGGGTCTCCAGAGTCTGTACCTGCCGCTGCTGAAACCCAGAGcagaggaggtttttttgttttgttttgtccaaATAAACATGAGCTGAAATGGGTTTGAGGTCTTAATGGTGACTCCGTGAGATCTCTGTTGGGAAGTCCCCCCAGCGAGGTGCATAGCCAAGCCAAGGCTCAGGTATGACTCTTTAGAAGGTATTCTTTTATTCTAAGAATTTTCATAACGCTTCTGTTTTCAGCCTGTTTTGCACCCCTTTGCTTCCTCACTGAACCCTGGTATTGCATGATCGGCAGCAGAAAAAATGGTTTGactgattttgtttgctttctctccccGCCTCCCTCTTGTGTGACAGATTAAGAAGCAGCAACAAGATGTCTTAGGCTTCTTGGAAGCCAACAAAATTGAATTTGAGGAGAAGGATATCGCTGCCAACGAGGAGAACAGGAAGTGGATGCGTGAGAACGTCCCTGAAGACAGCCGGCCAGCGAGCGGGAACCCGCTGCCGCCCCGGCTCTTCAATGACAGCCGCTACCTCGGGGTAAGGGACGGCTCCAgctctcctccccctcctcttcctcgctgCCACAGTCTGTGCTTCGCTGCTGGGATCAGCGAGGAAGGACCTGGCCAGCTGTTCGTTCACGCGTGCGAACTGGGAAGGGTGTGAAAGGTGTCAGGCATTTACCCTCCTCTTGGGCTTTTAGTAATCATTGATCTTGAATATTCCAGTTCTGCCATAGAGGAGAGATTTAAATTTGGACCTCCTGATTCTCAGATCATTGTGCTGCTTGCTAGAATGAGCCTACCACCACCTTGCAgtgtgtatctttttttttttcccctcttatgGCTCCAAAAGTTCACAGGGATTTTAAATTCTCAGTTCACCATGATTGTGAACTAACACTTCACAGAAATCTGGCACTGTTGTGCCAGCTTTATGTTCTGTAGCGAGTTCAGAGACCTGTCTACGCGGGGTTTGCCAATATGTGTGGATCCCAGATCGCTCTGCAGTCTGTTCGTCTGCCAAAATAAGTGCTCACATGAAGTGATGTCTGCCATGACCATAAATCGGTTTTCTGATCCTTCTTGGGATCAGCTTTTGTGTACTGcttgcaaagcaaaagctgttgcGGTCCACTTACTCTGTTGCCTTGAACAGATTAAAACTCACATTGCAAATACAATTCCtacttgtaattattttaatgcttgATCAAAAGTAAGTTGCCCTGCAGCACTTCTACTCAGCAGGCCATGCTTGAATGCTTATTAGATTaactgttaattttatttttaaaactgaatatCTTCTGAAAAGAGCTTACAGTACGCATTCCTCTGGTGCCA
Coding sequences within it:
- the SH3BGRL gene encoding adapter SH3BGRL, encoding MVIKVYIASSSGSTAIKKQQQDVLGFLEANKIEFEEKDIAANEENRKWMRENVPEDSRPASGNPLPPRLFNDSRYLGDYEAFFEARENNAVYAFLGLTAPPGSKEAEALAKQQA